The following nucleotide sequence is from Halapricum desulfuricans.
TCCTGCTCGGAATCCTCGCGCTCGCGCTGCTCGTGGAGGCGGCCAAGATCGTCGCGACGCGGGCGTTCGCCGCCGGCGAGCTCGACGGCGTCCCGACGTCGCTCGCCACGCGCCGTCTGGCGGTGGCGACGCTGTTCGGCTTTCTCGCCGGGCTCGCACTGAAGATCGTGATCACGCTCACCGCCGGGGTGACGTTCTTCGTGCTTTCGATCCCGGCGCTTTTCGTCTTCGTCGGGACGATGCTCTACCGCCAGGAGATCGCGATCGCCGACAAGGGGCCGCTGGCGGCAATATCCGGGTCCTGGGGTCTCGTGAAAGGGAACCGATGGCGGATGCTCGCCATCGCCGTCGTGCTGTTCGTCGTCTGGGTGGTCGTCTGGGTCGTCACGACGCCGATCCCGGGCACCACCGGCGTGATCGCCGCGGCGCTTTTGAGTGCCGTCGAGGTGACCTTCGGCGTGGCCGTCGTGACCGAGGCCTACGTCCGGTTGCGTGGCGAACCCGCGGAGCGACAGCCATCAGCTTAAGAGACTGCCGCCGTTATGCTTCCCCGTGTCGGGGACGCTCCTCCCGGTAGTCGCGGCAATCCTGATTCTCGGGATCGGCGTGCAGCTGATCGCCCGTCGCCTGCGCGTGCCCAGCGTCGTGTTCTACCTGGCCGCGGGCGTCCTGCTCGGACCGGAGGGAATCGGCCTCGTCACGCTGGAGACGTTCGGCGACGGCCTCGAGGTCGTCGTCGGGCTCGCGGTCGCGATCATCGTCTTCGACGGGGCCTTCGCGCTGCAGTTCGACCGGATCCGCGAGGCGTCCCGGACCTCGCTGCGGCTCGTGACGGTCGGTGCCGTAGTGATGTTTCTGGGCACTGCACTGGCCGTCCGGCTGCTGACCGGCGCGGCCTGGGAGATCGCGCTGCTTGTCGGCGCGTTGCTCGTCGCGACCGGGCCGACGGTCGTCACGCCGATCCTCGAGGTCGTCCGCGTACGCGAGCACGTCGCCGCCGCGCTGGAGACCGAGGGGATCGTCAACGACGTGACCGCAGCGATCGGCGCGGTGGTCATCTTCGAGACGCTGTTGCTCGACGATCTGGGCGTCCCGGCGACGCTGCTGACGTTCTTCGAGCGGTTCGGGATCGGCGTCGCAGCGGGCCTGGTCGCGACGGCGGTCGTCTACGCGCTGCTGGCGAGCGATCGATCGACCGAGCCGGCGACGGCGTCCCGGCTAATCGCGGCGAGTGGCGTCGGATCCGCCGCACTGGCGGGGATTCTCGCGATCGAAGCCGGGATCGGAACGCCGACATGGGCCGTCTTCGGTGTCGCGACTGGTGTGACGGCGGCCGCCGTCACGGCCGGGCTGCTCCGGTACGATGACGGCGTGCAGAACCGACCGACTGCGCAGTGGTTCACGCTCGTCGGCGGGGTCAGTGCGGCCGTGGCCGCCGGGACCGTCGCGGCGACGCCCCTTCGGTTCCCGATCGCGGTCGCGTCGGGGACCGCCGCCGCAGCCCTGCTCAGAGGACTGTTTCACAGCGACATCGCGCCCGGAGAGACGCCGCAGACAGCCCGGTTTCTCACGATCGCCGCCGCGATCGGGTCGTTCGCGCTCGCCGAGACGGTGGCGGCAGAGGCGGGGATCGCGGCGGCGGCGACGGCCGGGATCGCCCTCGGGAACCTCGAGTTGCCCCACAGGGAGGTGATGGAGGAGTTCGGCCGGGACGCGACACTGCTCGTGCTCGCGTTCGTGTTCGTCTCGCTGGCTGCTCTGATCGACCTCGGTGCGATCGCCGACCTCGGGGTCGCAGGCGTCGCGCTCGCGGCTACAGTCATCCTCGTGCTCCGCCCGGTCGTGGCGCTGATCGCGACGGCAGGCGTCGACCGGTTCTCTCGGCCGGAACGGCTGTTCCTGGCGGCAGTCGGACCTCGGGGAATCATCCCCGCGAGCGTCGCGACGCTGTTCGCGATCGAACTCGCGACGGCGGGCAGCCAGCAGGCGGCACAGGTCCTGCTCGGGACGGTATTCGTCGTCATCTTCGCGACCGTAACGATCGAGGCGGGACTCGCCAGACAGATCGGTGACCTACTCGGAGTGACACCTATGCGCACGATACTCGTCGGCGGGGGCCGGGTCGGCCGGGCGCTCGCCACACGGCTCGACCGGAGAGGAGAGTTCGTCGTCGTCGTCGAAGACGACGAGAACGCAGCTACCGCAGCCAGGGCGGAAGGGTTCACCGTCCACGAGGGCGACGGCACCGAGAGTGACGTCCTCCGGGCTGCCGGCATCGAAGACGCGAAGATCGTCGTCGCGGCGACCGGTGACGACGACGTCAACGCGCTCGTCACGCAACTGGCCGCGACGAAGTTCGACGTCAGGGACATCTACGCGCGAGTGAACCAGCCGGAGAACGTGGACGCGTTCGACTCCGAGCGGGTGACGGCGATCGACTCCTCGATGGCGACCGCCTACGCGATCGACAACGAGATCGAGCGACCCGAACTGGCCCACTGGATGACGGACATCAGCGACAGCCACGACATCCAGCAGGTCGCGGTCACCGCGGACGACGTGGTCGGCAAGTCGATCAGGGAGCTGCGAGACGTGATCCCCGGCGGCTGTCTCGTCGCGGAAGTCGGCTGCGGCGACGACGCCCGCGTGCCGGAGCCCGATCACCGACTCAAACAGGGAGAGATTGTCACGTTCCTCGGTAGTGACGAGGCAGTCTCGGAAGCCGTCCGGCGGTTCCATCCCCACGATTGATCGTCGAGAGCGAGCAGGCGTCGCGCTTAAGCGCGCGAGCGTCCAACCGGCGAGTATGCCAGAGCCACGCGTCCCCGGGAGCGGCGGCGACCGGATGGAGCTACCCTGCGGGGAGACGGTCTCGCCGCGAGCGTTCGATCTCGGCCAGCGGGAGTTCGACTGCGACTGCGGGGAGACCCACGCGATCGTGACCGACGCACATCCGCTCTCGCGGTTCGTCCCCGAAGACATCGCCGCCCAGCTGCGCGCCGTGATCGATACCGACGACGAATACGAGGAGTTCTCGACGGTCCATCTCATGGGATCGGTGCTGGAGGAGTTCCCCGAGGAGATCGTCGTCGAGGACGTCTCGGAGGACGGGCAGATCGGCGCGGCGCTGATCTGGGTGGCCGACTTCGACTCGCGGCGGCTCCATCGCGTCGTCGTCGAGTTGCTCGTCGAACTGATGGACCACGCGGTCGGGCACACCGACGACGACGAGCTGCAGGCGGAGTTCGAGTCACAGATGGCCGAGTTCGACGTCGAGGGGTTCATCGAGGCCTACCGCGACCAGCGCGACTTCGAAGACGAATACGACCGGCCGGTGTGAGAGTGACCGTCGGTCGTGTCCGTCTCGGCCGAGCAGACCCCGGCCGTCGTGTGACGAACCCATGTGACCGTCTGACATCGACCGTCCCGCCGCAGTCGTCGATTCTCGGCCGTGAAGCCGTCAGACGCCTGTCTGACGCCGTTTAATGGTATAGTGGCACATACGTACGCGTATGCGCATACGTCGCGGCGAGTTCGAGCGGATCCGGTCGGTGCTGGAGCAGGCCGACGCCGACGAGCCGTTGACGGCGCGCGAGATCCTCGATCTGCTGGACGAGCACGGCGAGGACTTCGACAGCGCCCACCGCGTTGCCACCGTCCTCGGGCGACGCGCCCGGGACGGAGACGTCGAGGTCATCCGCGACCAGCCATACCGGTATCGCTTCCGGGAGGCGAACAACTAGCAAATCCCCGGCCGCCGTTCTCGAGGTAGCCGAGCCCCTGTACCTTCGATCGGTCTCGACGGAAACCAGCGGGTTTTTGACTCGAATGGCGATAACAAGGAGTATGAGCCACGAGGAGTTTCCGACCGACGAGCCCGCGGTGGTGACCTGCGGGTTGCCCTACGCCAACGGCGACCTGCACATCGGCCACCTGCGGACCTACGTCGGCGGCGACGTGTTCAGCCGTGCGCTTGAGAAGCTGGGCCAGCAGACCGCATTCGTCTGCGGGTCGGACATGCACGGCACGCCCATCGCCGTCCAGTCCATCCAGGAGGGCGTCGATCCCGAGGCGTTCGCCCTTGAATATCACGAACAGTACCAGGAGACGTTCCCGAAGTTCGCGGTCGAGTTCGACAACTACGGCCACACCCACGAGGAGACCAACCGCGAGCTGACGCACGAGATCGTCCGCACGCTCGAGGAGAAAGGCTACGTCTACGAGAAGGAGATCAAGGTCGCCTGGGACCCGGCCGAGGACCAGCCCCTGCCCGACCGGTACGTCGAGGGGACCTGCCCCTACTGCGGCGCGAAGGCCCGCGGCGACGAGTGCGACGAGGGCTGTGGTCGCCACCTCGAACCCGGCGAGATCGAGGATCCCGTCTCGACGATCACCGGCAACCCCGCCGAGTACCGCGACCGCACGCACAAGTTCTTCGAGGTCTCCGAGCTGTCTGAGTATCTCACCGACTTCCTCGACCGACTGGAAGGGACTGCGAACGCTCGCAACCAGCCCCGCCAGTGGATCGAAGACGGCCTGCAGGACTGGTGTATCACCCGGGATCTGGACTGGGGGTTCGACTACCCCGAGATCGACGGTGACGACGAGTCGAGTGCTGAGGAGCTCGTCCTGTACGTCTGGGTCGACGCGCCCATCGAGTACATCGCCTCGACGAAGCAGTACACCGAGCGCGTCGGCGACGACGTCTACGACTGGGAACGGGCCTGGAAGGACGACGGCGAGATCGTCCACGTCATCGGTCGGGACATCATTCAACACCACACCATCTTCTGGCCGGCGATGTTGCACGTCGCGGAGTACGAGGAGCCCCGGGCCGTGATGGCCAGCGGGTTCATGACCCTCAATGGCAAGGGCTTTTCCACCTCGCGCAACCGGGCGGTCTGGGCTCGGGAGTACCTCGAGGAGGGCTTTCACGAGGACCTGCTGCGGTACTACCTCGCGACGAACGGCGGCTTCCAGCAGGACGTGGACTTCTCGTGGTCGAAGTTCCGCGAGCGCGTCAACGGCGAGCTCGTCGGCACAGTCGGGAACTTCCTGTACCGGTCGCTCCTGTTCGCTCACCGCAACTTCGACGGGACGCCCGACGTCTCCGGGTCACACCCGGAGGCCAGCGAGACGGAGTCTCGCCCTGCCGAAGTGAGCGACGCGGTCCACGACCGTATCGAGGAAGCTGTCGAGGCCTACCGCGAGGCGATCAACGACTACTCCATCCGCAAGGCCGGTCAGGCGGCGGTCGAACTGGCGCAGTTCGGCAACGAGTACATCCAGCGCAACGAACCGTGGAAGCTGACAGACGAGGACCCCGAGGCCGCCGCACAGGTGATCCGCGACTGCGTGCAGGTCGCGAAGGCGCTTGCGGTCCTGCTGGAACCGCTCACGCCCGGCAAAGCCCAGCAGCTGTGGGACCAGCTCGGCGAGGACGGCAGCGTCCACGAGGCGACCGTCGAAGCGGTCCACGAAGCACCACCGGAGACCTTCGGCGAACCCGCGGAACTGTTCGAGAAGATCGAGGCCGAGCGCGTCGAAGAGCTCAACGAGAAACTCGAATCCCGTGCCGAGGAAGCGACCGACGACGCCGAAACCGAGAGTGACAACGCCGGCGACGAAACCGAAAGTGACGAGACCCGCGACGAGCGAACGGAAGGCATGGACCTGGAACCGCTCGTCGAGGATCGGATCAGTTTCGAGGACTTCGAGGGGATCGACATGCGCGTCGGTCGGATCGAAACCGTCGAGGACATCGAGGATTCGGACAAGCTCGTCCGGCTAGAGGTCGACATCGGCATCGAGACCCGACAGGTCGTCGCCGGGATCAAACAGCTCCACGACGTCGACGAACTGCCCGGGACGAAGGTGATCCTGCTGGCGAACATGGAGAAAGCCGAACTGTTCGGGTTCGAATCGAACGGGATGATCCTGGCCGCCGGCGACGAGGCCGACCTGCTGACGACCCACGAAGACGCCGACGTCGGCCTGCGGATCCAGTAGCGCCAGCCCTTTTATCACCGGTCCCGTTGACTCTCACATGGCAGACGACGACTCCGACTGGGCGTTCGAGACAGAGGAAGTCGGTGACGACAGTGCCAGCGGACGCGACGATCGGAGTGACGGCGAACGCGACACAGTCAGCGAGCATGACGACGGTGAGTGGCGCTTTTCGCTGTCAGACCTTGAGGACGACCAGAGCGCCGTCGAGGGCAACGTCTTCGGATCGCCGACCAGCGACACCGAGGTCATCGAGGCCGGGTCGCCAGATCTGGAGAACGTGTTCTTCCTGCTGGTGGGCGTCCTCCTCGCGCTCGCGTTCTTCCTGCAGTTCTATCTGGCCGGTGCAGGGCCCGGCTGATGAACGTGTGGTCTCGCGCCTGAATGGCCGGTGACCGAAGGATTATTCAGCCGGAGCCCGAATGTCACGGCATGGTCGAGTTGCTCGGCATCGATATGGCAACGCTGTTGTTACTTGCCGGTGCCGGACTGATCATCGCCGAAGCGTTGGCGCCGGGGGCACACTTCATCGTCCTCGGGATCGCGCTGCTCGGCGCCGGACTGGTCGGGCTGGCGTTGCCGGGATCGCTGGGACTGCTCGCCACGACAGTCGTGCTCGCCGCGACGGTCATGATCATCGGCGGGGCGGCGCTGTACGGCTACCGGGAGTTCGACATTTATGGGGGGAAAGGGACGGCACAGACGAGCGACTCGGAATCGCTGCGAGGGCAGACCGGCCGCGTGACCGAGCGCGTCACCGCGACCGGTGGCGAGATCAAACTCGACGAGGGCGGGTTCAACCCCTACTATCAGGCCCGCGCGCTGGACGACGACATCGACGAGGGGACGCAGATCATCGTCGTCGATCCCGGCGGCGGTAACGTCCTGACCGTCGAGAACTTCGAGGCCATCGAGGAAGACGAGATCGATCGCGAACTCGCCCGCGGACGCGAGCGCGAAGACAGTGACCGCGAACAGAACGTCGATACCGCCTGACTTCTCCGGTTTCATACTGGCCGCTGTGTGTCTGTTTCGTCTCGACCGCGGACGACAACGGGACAGCGACGCCGCTGCCGTCGCGCTCGGACCGCGCGTGACCGGCGGCCCCGTCACACCGGAGCATCGCTACGGCAACCACTCCGAGACTGATCTTTCGGGATCTCAAGACGAAACGCCCACCGACGGGGAGAGGGTCGAAAACGCGGCGCTGACGCGCCGAACACAATATTTAATCGCGTGCAAAATCAACGTCTGTAACGACCTATGCAGGATCGGCTCCGGACCGGGATCGACGTCCTCGACCGAAAGCTGGACGGCGGGATCCCGGCCGGGAGCATCGTCGTGTTGAACGCCAATCCGGCGAGTCAGGCGGAGCTGTTTCTCTACGAACTGACGGCGACGCGAGGGACACTGTACCTGTCGCTCGATCGATCCGAACAGGCGATCCGGGACAGCCTCGAGAACTCCCCGACCAACACCGGCGAACCGACAGTTCGGCACGTCTCCGGCGAAGCGCCGCTGGACAACGCCAGCAAGCTCGTCAGCGCTCTCCCGGAGACCTCGAATCTCATCATCGACCCGCTGAACGTCCTCGAAGAACAGGAGCCGCCATCGCGGTTCCGGAGCTTCATGAACGACCTGCAAAATCACATCTTCAACACGGGGAGTCTCGCGGTGTTACACTGTCTGGACGGGCGGTCCGTCCCGCCGCTCCGGGACACCACCGAGCACTTCGCGGACGTCATCTTCCAGATGGACACGAAAATCCAAGGCGACGAAGTCGAAAACCAGCTTGCGATTCCGAAGTTCCGCGGCGGTCGTGCGCCGACGAACGTCATCAAGCTCAACCTCGTCGAAGAGGTCTCGATCGACACGAGCCGGGACATCGCCTGATACTGCCGGCTCTCACGTTTCTCGTCATTCGATATACCACTGCACGAGTCGAGTGACACGCACAGCAATCGCTCGTGGATGTGTGTTCGATAGGGGATCAGTTCGATTATGAGGCGAAGGTATCAACTGGACTGTGTTAATTGGATTGGTTCACCATACCAAAGACAATTGACCGCTGGTATCAAGTATTGAACTGGGTGTTCAGTTTCAGCTCTCCGCCAACGTCGCCCCTGATGACTCTGCCGACGCCCAATGCACGTCTCTCTCCTCCATTCACACGGGAGAATCACCGCGGACGGCCAAACATCCCAATTGACTGAGGCACAATCATGCGTAAAAAAGAGTACATCTACACTCACGCTCTGCTCGCGGAAGTCACGGGATACTTGATCAAGAACGAGACCATGCCAGCAGATCGGCTGACCGCGTACAGCGCACTTGAGACATGTCCGTCAAGCATCCACGAAACGAAACAGAAACACCGCGAAGCGGTTATGGCTCTGAGCAGCGCCATCGACCGGTGCCTCAAAGAGGTACCCACAGATAGCCACGGGCAAGCAGTGGATCAATGACGGGAGTCGCGTGTCGCCACCGGCGATCTCCCCCTTTGCTGCGGTGCCTACTTCCGACCAATTGAGCGATTGTCCGTGACTGGCCCGAGAACCGGACGTGCAAATTGGGGAAGGTACTACGTGACGTAGTACTGGGTATGAGCGCAGAAAACGAGATTGAAGATGGAATCAAGGAGAGGAAAGCGACACAGTCAGCAGGGCGGGGGATGCTCGTCGACGACGTATCTGCGGAAAAGCGCGAGGAGATGGCCGAAAAGATGGAGGCCGAGATACGAGAGAAGCGCCGGACGGAGTGGCAGCCGTGACTCGATACGGCTCACGCCGACCACCGTTGAGGAACGAAAAAGCGAAAGCCGGCCCGCTCGCCTGTTCAGTAGCAGTGTGCTGGCCGAGATCTGAACTCGTCGAGACGGTCGTCTCGCTTCGCTCGACGTGCGACTCGTCTGCTCAAATCGCGATGCCACATGCGTCGCTCGCGAGTTTGCGAGCGATAGAAGTGCGCTGGCCGAGATTTGAACTCGGGTTAGGACCGTGGCAGGGTCCTGTGATACCACTACACCACCAGCGCGCACGTCGTTTGCCCGTCGGTCGGGCGCACGTCAGTTCGCATTCGAAGAAACCGCCGAGAGGAATAAAAGACTTCCGAATCGGTCGCAGGCTGGCGGTACTGGGCTAGCCGGACACACACCTGCGACCGGAACACACGCGAATTTTTTCGTGTGCACGGCCGAGGCAGGGTCGTTCGCCGACCTGGACCGGTATCGGCGGTTGTTCGAGACCTCGGCACAGTTCGAGTCCCTGTTCCGGGACGCCGCCTGGAACGGCGAGGAGAGGCCGCTGTGACAGCGACAGTGATATCGAGCCGCACGGAAACGCCTCGATTCCGGCGCACTGGCCCGTGAGATCGCGTGTCATCCCGATTTCGATCCGCTACCCTTTTAGGTGCGGCCCGAAGACTAATCGCTACAGTCTAGTGGCGTGACGTGGAAGCGTCACGGCATGACGACCAGCGTGCTCGTGCCGTCGTCCCTCACCCGGGAAGCCGAGGACAAACGCGAGGCGACTCGCAAACTCGGTTACGTGGCCCGCGCGGCCACGGTTTTCCGGGCGGATCGGCTGACGATCGTTCCCGACCCCGACGGGGAAAGGAAGTTGGACGGCGGGTTCGTCGAAACCGTCTTGCGGTACGCCGCGACGCCGCCGTACCTCCGAAAGGAGGCGTGGGGCACGCGGGACGAACTGGAGTACGTCGGCGTCTTGCCGCCGCTCCACGTGACACCACGGACCGGCTCCGGATCGGACGATTCGGGGTCGTTGAGACAGGGACTCGTGACCGAGGTCGGATCTGATGGGCGCGTTCGGGTCAATTGCGGCATGCAACACCCGATCTCTCTGGCTGTTCCCTCCGAAATGGAGGTCAGCGAGGGGGAACGCGTCGCCGTCAGGATCTATTCGCGACGACCGGTCCGCGCGAAACTCGTCGACGAACCCCTCCCGGGGTTTGCGGTCGACCGCGCGGACCTGGACGAAGCGCTCTCGCGTGCCGACGCCGGCGTTCGGATCGCCGCATCGCGCCACGGTGTCGAACTCACGACCGACCGTCTCGGCCAGCTGGTCGGGGCGGTCCACGGTGAGGACGACGGCGCGGGCGATCTGACCGTCGCCTTCGGCGCGCCCGAGCGCGGTCTGCCCGCCATCATGGGGATCGACCCCGGCGATGTCGGGCCCACGGACGTCGAGGACGTGGTCACCGGATCCGAATCGGACGCCACCCGATTCGACCTCTGGCTGAACACGATCCCGGATCAAGGCAGCGAAGTGGTGCGAACCGAAGAAGCGATGTTCGCAACGCTGGCCTGCCTCAGTCTCACGGAGTGAGAATCCGATGCCACAACCAAGCAGACCACGCAAAGGCTCGATGGGCTTCAGCCCGCGCAAGCGGACGGCCAGCGAGACGCCGCGGTTCAACAGCTGGCCCGACGACGACGGACAGCCTGGCGTACAGGGGTTTGCCGGCTACAAGGCCGGGATGACACACGTCGTTCTCATCAACGACGAACCCAACTCGCCACGCGAGGGAATGGAGACGACCGTTCCCGTCACTGTCGTCGAGACGCCGCCGATGCGCGCTGTGGCGCTTCGAGCTTACGAAGACACGCCGTACGGACTCCGCCCGCTGACGGAGGTCTGGACCGACGAGTTCCACCCGGAACTCGACCGGGCGCTGGACCTTCCCGAGGGGTCGTCCGACGGTGCAGAGGAACAGATCGAGGACGCGCTCGAGTCGGGCGAACTGGGCGACGTGCGTCTCATCACGCACACCGTGCCCAGCGAACTCGACGGCGTCCCGAAGAAGAAACCCGACGTGATGGAGACACGCGTCGGCGGCGGCTCGCTCGCCGATCGCGTCGAGCACGGGCTGGACCTCATCGACGACGGTGGGGAACACTCGATGAACGACGTGTTCCGCGCGGGCGAGTACGCGGACGTCGCGGGCACCACCAAGGGCAAAGGGACGCAGGGTCCCGTCAAGCGCTGGGGTGTCCAGAAGCGCAAGGGCAAACACGCTCGTCAGGGCTGGCGACGACGGATCGGCAACCTCGGTCCGTGGAACCCTTCCCGCGTCCGGTCGACCGTGCCCCAGCAGGGCCAGACCGGCTACCACCAGCGGACGGAACTCAACAAGCGCATTCTCGACATCGGCGACGACGACGTCACCCCCGAGGGCGGCTTCGTCAACTACGGCGACGTCGAGGGAGAGTACACGCTGGTGAAGGGATCGCTGCCCGGTCCGGAGAAGCGTCTGGTTCGCTTCCGGCCGGCCGTGCGCCCGAGCGACAGCCCGCGACTCGATCCCGAGTTGCGCTACGTCTCCACCGACTCAAAC
It contains:
- a CDS encoding NfeD family protein, encoding MVELLGIDMATLLLLAGAGLIIAEALAPGAHFIVLGIALLGAGLVGLALPGSLGLLATTVVLAATVMIIGGAALYGYREFDIYGGKGTAQTSDSESLRGQTGRVTERVTATGGEIKLDEGGFNPYYQARALDDDIDEGTQIIVVDPGGGNVLTVENFEAIEEDEIDRELARGREREDSDREQNVDTA
- a CDS encoding RNA methyltransferase translates to MTTSVLVPSSLTREAEDKREATRKLGYVARAATVFRADRLTIVPDPDGERKLDGGFVETVLRYAATPPYLRKEAWGTRDELEYVGVLPPLHVTPRTGSGSDDSGSLRQGLVTEVGSDGRVRVNCGMQHPISLAVPSEMEVSEGERVAVRIYSRRPVRAKLVDEPLPGFAVDRADLDEALSRADAGVRIAASRHGVELTTDRLGQLVGAVHGEDDGAGDLTVAFGAPERGLPAIMGIDPGDVGPTDVEDVVTGSESDATRFDLWLNTIPDQGSEVVRTEEAMFATLACLSLTE
- a CDS encoding DUF5815 family protein, which produces MPEPRVPGSGGDRMELPCGETVSPRAFDLGQREFDCDCGETHAIVTDAHPLSRFVPEDIAAQLRAVIDTDDEYEEFSTVHLMGSVLEEFPEEIVVEDVSEDGQIGAALIWVADFDSRRLHRVVVELLVELMDHAVGHTDDDELQAEFESQMAEFDVEGFIEAYRDQRDFEDEYDRPV
- a CDS encoding UPF0058 family protein, producing MRKKEYIYTHALLAEVTGYLIKNETMPADRLTAYSALETCPSSIHETKQKHREAVMALSSAIDRCLKEVPTDSHGQAVDQ
- a CDS encoding DUF7312 domain-containing protein produces the protein MADDDSDWAFETEEVGDDSASGRDDRSDGERDTVSEHDDGEWRFSLSDLEDDQSAVEGNVFGSPTSDTEVIEAGSPDLENVFFLLVGVLLALAFFLQFYLAGAGPG
- the metG gene encoding methionine--tRNA ligase, which codes for MSHEEFPTDEPAVVTCGLPYANGDLHIGHLRTYVGGDVFSRALEKLGQQTAFVCGSDMHGTPIAVQSIQEGVDPEAFALEYHEQYQETFPKFAVEFDNYGHTHEETNRELTHEIVRTLEEKGYVYEKEIKVAWDPAEDQPLPDRYVEGTCPYCGAKARGDECDEGCGRHLEPGEIEDPVSTITGNPAEYRDRTHKFFEVSELSEYLTDFLDRLEGTANARNQPRQWIEDGLQDWCITRDLDWGFDYPEIDGDDESSAEELVLYVWVDAPIEYIASTKQYTERVGDDVYDWERAWKDDGEIVHVIGRDIIQHHTIFWPAMLHVAEYEEPRAVMASGFMTLNGKGFSTSRNRAVWAREYLEEGFHEDLLRYYLATNGGFQQDVDFSWSKFRERVNGELVGTVGNFLYRSLLFAHRNFDGTPDVSGSHPEASETESRPAEVSDAVHDRIEEAVEAYREAINDYSIRKAGQAAVELAQFGNEYIQRNEPWKLTDEDPEAAAQVIRDCVQVAKALAVLLEPLTPGKAQQLWDQLGEDGSVHEATVEAVHEAPPETFGEPAELFEKIEAERVEELNEKLESRAEEATDDAETESDNAGDETESDETRDERTEGMDLEPLVEDRISFEDFEGIDMRVGRIETVEDIEDSDKLVRLEVDIGIETRQVVAGIKQLHDVDELPGTKVILLANMEKAELFGFESNGMILAAGDEADLLTTHEDADVGLRIQ
- a CDS encoding RAD55 family ATPase, whose protein sequence is MQDRLRTGIDVLDRKLDGGIPAGSIVVLNANPASQAELFLYELTATRGTLYLSLDRSEQAIRDSLENSPTNTGEPTVRHVSGEAPLDNASKLVSALPETSNLIIDPLNVLEEQEPPSRFRSFMNDLQNHIFNTGSLAVLHCLDGRSVPPLRDTTEHFADVIFQMDTKIQGDEVENQLAIPKFRGGRAPTNVIKLNLVEEVSIDTSRDIA
- a CDS encoding 50S ribosomal protein L3, which translates into the protein MPQPSRPRKGSMGFSPRKRTASETPRFNSWPDDDGQPGVQGFAGYKAGMTHVVLINDEPNSPREGMETTVPVTVVETPPMRAVALRAYEDTPYGLRPLTEVWTDEFHPELDRALDLPEGSSDGAEEQIEDALESGELGDVRLITHTVPSELDGVPKKKPDVMETRVGGGSLADRVEHGLDLIDDGGEHSMNDVFRAGEYADVAGTTKGKGTQGPVKRWGVQKRKGKHARQGWRRRIGNLGPWNPSRVRSTVPQQGQTGYHQRTELNKRILDIGDDDVTPEGGFVNYGDVEGEYTLVKGSLPGPEKRLVRFRPAVRPSDSPRLDPELRYVSTDSNQG
- a CDS encoding cation:proton antiporter, with translation MSGTLLPVVAAILILGIGVQLIARRLRVPSVVFYLAAGVLLGPEGIGLVTLETFGDGLEVVVGLAVAIIVFDGAFALQFDRIREASRTSLRLVTVGAVVMFLGTALAVRLLTGAAWEIALLVGALLVATGPTVVTPILEVVRVREHVAAALETEGIVNDVTAAIGAVVIFETLLLDDLGVPATLLTFFERFGIGVAAGLVATAVVYALLASDRSTEPATASRLIAASGVGSAALAGILAIEAGIGTPTWAVFGVATGVTAAAVTAGLLRYDDGVQNRPTAQWFTLVGGVSAAVAAGTVAATPLRFPIAVASGTAAAALLRGLFHSDIAPGETPQTARFLTIAAAIGSFALAETVAAEAGIAAAATAGIALGNLELPHREVMEEFGRDATLLVLAFVFVSLAALIDLGAIADLGVAGVALAATVILVLRPVVALIATAGVDRFSRPERLFLAAVGPRGIIPASVATLFAIELATAGSQQAAQVLLGTVFVVIFATVTIEAGLARQIGDLLGVTPMRTILVGGGRVGRALATRLDRRGEFVVVVEDDENAATAARAEGFTVHEGDGTESDVLRAAGIEDAKIVVAATGDDDVNALVTQLAATKFDVRDIYARVNQPENVDAFDSERVTAIDSSMATAYAIDNEIERPELAHWMTDISDSHDIQQVAVTADDVVGKSIRELRDVIPGGCLVAEVGCGDDARVPEPDHRLKQGEIVTFLGSDEAVSEAVRRFHPHD